One Podarcis muralis chromosome 1, rPodMur119.hap1.1, whole genome shotgun sequence genomic window carries:
- the VASH1 gene encoding tubulinyl-Tyr carboxypeptidase 1 isoform X2: protein MVSWTCCSTGWRCPASGQLGPQQAPEARRRGGALSERDAEPVDAAAGMSGGRVDGGGGSGAAAHRRSEASEGVAQRDEEQEEDAEEDLRDGGVPFFVNRGGLPVNEATWERMWKHVAKIHPEGERVALRIRGASDLPKIPIPSVPTLQPSTLIPERLEAVQRYIRELQYNHTGTQFFEIKKSRPLTGLMDLAKEMTKEALPIKCLEAVILGIYLTNNMPTLERFPISFKTYFSGNYFRHIVLGVNFGGRYGALGISRREDLMYKAPTFRTLSELIFDYEEAYRRCWHTLKKVKLGQCVSHDPHSVEQIEWKHSILDVEKLGREDFRKELERHSRDMRLKISKGTGPPSPTKDRKKDVSSPQRSQSSPHRRNSRTERRPSGEKKPTEPKAMPDLNGYQIRV, encoded by the exons ATGGTTTCGTGGACTTGCTGCTCTACCGGCTGGCGATGCCCTGCTAG CGGCCAGCTCGGGCCCCAGCAAGCGCCAGAGgcccggcggcgcggcggcgccCTAAGCGAGCGGGACGCCGAGCCGGTGGATGCGGCCGCCGGCATGTCGGGAGGCAGAGTggacggcggcggcgggagcggcGCGGCCGCGCATCGGAGGTCCGAGGCCAGCGAAGGGGTGGCGCAGAGAGacgaggagcaggaagaagatgCGGAGGAAGATCTCCGAGATGGAGGAGTCCCTTTCTTCGTCAACCGAGGCGGGCTGCCCGTCAACGAGGCCACCTGGGAGAGGATGTGGAAGCACGTGGCGAAGATCCACCCCGAGGGAGAAAGGGTGGCCCTGAGGATCCGGGGAGCCAGTGACCTGCCCAAG ATTCCCATACCAAGTGTGCCTACGCTCCAGCCGTCCACTCTTATCCCTGAGCGTCTGGAAGCTGTACAGCGTTATATCAGGGAGCTTCA GTACAATCACACTGGGACACAGTTCTTTGAAATCAAGAAAAGCAGGCCTTTGACTGG GCTGATGGATCTGGCCAAAGAAATGACAAAAGAGGCTCTGCCAATCAAGTGTCTGGAAGCTGTGATCCTGGGAAT TTACCTCACCAACAACATGCCAACCCTGGAGCGTTTCCCCATCAGCTTCAAAACCTACTTCTCAGGGAACTACTTCCGCCATATTGTGCTGGGAGTGAACTTTGGGGGCCGCTACGGTGCCCTGGGCATTAGTCGGCGCGAGGATCTCATGTACAAAGCGCCCACCTTCCGCACGCTGAGCGAACTGATCTTTGATTATGAGGAGGCCTACCGGCGCTGTTGGCACACCCTAAAAAAGGTGAAGCTTGGCCAGTGTGTGTCCCATGACCCACATAGTGTGGAGCAGATTGAGTGGAAGCACTCCATCTTGGATGTGGAGAAGCTGGGCCGTGAGGACTTCCGCAAGGAGCTCGAGAGGCATTCCCGTGACATGAGGCTGAAG ATCAGCAAAGGAACAGGGCCACCATCGCCCACCAAGGATAGGAAGAAGGATGTGTCATCCCCACAGCGAAGCCAATCCAGTCCACATCGTCGCAATAGCCGGACAGAACGGCG ACCATCTGGAGAGAAGAAGCCTACAGAGCCCAAAGCTATGCCGGATCTCAACGGTTACCAAATCAGAGTATAA
- the VASH1 gene encoding tubulinyl-Tyr carboxypeptidase 1 isoform X1 has product MVSWTCCSTGWRCPASSGQLGPQQAPEARRRGGALSERDAEPVDAAAGMSGGRVDGGGGSGAAAHRRSEASEGVAQRDEEQEEDAEEDLRDGGVPFFVNRGGLPVNEATWERMWKHVAKIHPEGERVALRIRGASDLPKIPIPSVPTLQPSTLIPERLEAVQRYIRELQYNHTGTQFFEIKKSRPLTGLMDLAKEMTKEALPIKCLEAVILGIYLTNNMPTLERFPISFKTYFSGNYFRHIVLGVNFGGRYGALGISRREDLMYKAPTFRTLSELIFDYEEAYRRCWHTLKKVKLGQCVSHDPHSVEQIEWKHSILDVEKLGREDFRKELERHSRDMRLKISKGTGPPSPTKDRKKDVSSPQRSQSSPHRRNSRTERRPSGEKKPTEPKAMPDLNGYQIRV; this is encoded by the exons ATGGTTTCGTGGACTTGCTGCTCTACCGGCTGGCGATGCCCTGCTAG CAGCGGCCAGCTCGGGCCCCAGCAAGCGCCAGAGgcccggcggcgcggcggcgccCTAAGCGAGCGGGACGCCGAGCCGGTGGATGCGGCCGCCGGCATGTCGGGAGGCAGAGTggacggcggcggcgggagcggcGCGGCCGCGCATCGGAGGTCCGAGGCCAGCGAAGGGGTGGCGCAGAGAGacgaggagcaggaagaagatgCGGAGGAAGATCTCCGAGATGGAGGAGTCCCTTTCTTCGTCAACCGAGGCGGGCTGCCCGTCAACGAGGCCACCTGGGAGAGGATGTGGAAGCACGTGGCGAAGATCCACCCCGAGGGAGAAAGGGTGGCCCTGAGGATCCGGGGAGCCAGTGACCTGCCCAAG ATTCCCATACCAAGTGTGCCTACGCTCCAGCCGTCCACTCTTATCCCTGAGCGTCTGGAAGCTGTACAGCGTTATATCAGGGAGCTTCA GTACAATCACACTGGGACACAGTTCTTTGAAATCAAGAAAAGCAGGCCTTTGACTGG GCTGATGGATCTGGCCAAAGAAATGACAAAAGAGGCTCTGCCAATCAAGTGTCTGGAAGCTGTGATCCTGGGAAT TTACCTCACCAACAACATGCCAACCCTGGAGCGTTTCCCCATCAGCTTCAAAACCTACTTCTCAGGGAACTACTTCCGCCATATTGTGCTGGGAGTGAACTTTGGGGGCCGCTACGGTGCCCTGGGCATTAGTCGGCGCGAGGATCTCATGTACAAAGCGCCCACCTTCCGCACGCTGAGCGAACTGATCTTTGATTATGAGGAGGCCTACCGGCGCTGTTGGCACACCCTAAAAAAGGTGAAGCTTGGCCAGTGTGTGTCCCATGACCCACATAGTGTGGAGCAGATTGAGTGGAAGCACTCCATCTTGGATGTGGAGAAGCTGGGCCGTGAGGACTTCCGCAAGGAGCTCGAGAGGCATTCCCGTGACATGAGGCTGAAG ATCAGCAAAGGAACAGGGCCACCATCGCCCACCAAGGATAGGAAGAAGGATGTGTCATCCCCACAGCGAAGCCAATCCAGTCCACATCGTCGCAATAGCCGGACAGAACGGCG ACCATCTGGAGAGAAGAAGCCTACAGAGCCCAAAGCTATGCCGGATCTCAACGGTTACCAAATCAGAGTATAA
- the VASH1 gene encoding tubulinyl-Tyr carboxypeptidase 1 isoform X3, translating to MSGGRVDGGGGSGAAAHRRSEASEGVAQRDEEQEEDAEEDLRDGGVPFFVNRGGLPVNEATWERMWKHVAKIHPEGERVALRIRGASDLPKIPIPSVPTLQPSTLIPERLEAVQRYIRELQYNHTGTQFFEIKKSRPLTGLMDLAKEMTKEALPIKCLEAVILGIYLTNNMPTLERFPISFKTYFSGNYFRHIVLGVNFGGRYGALGISRREDLMYKAPTFRTLSELIFDYEEAYRRCWHTLKKVKLGQCVSHDPHSVEQIEWKHSILDVEKLGREDFRKELERHSRDMRLKISKGTGPPSPTKDRKKDVSSPQRSQSSPHRRNSRTERRPSGEKKPTEPKAMPDLNGYQIRV from the exons ATGTCGGGAGGCAGAGTggacggcggcggcgggagcggcGCGGCCGCGCATCGGAGGTCCGAGGCCAGCGAAGGGGTGGCGCAGAGAGacgaggagcaggaagaagatgCGGAGGAAGATCTCCGAGATGGAGGAGTCCCTTTCTTCGTCAACCGAGGCGGGCTGCCCGTCAACGAGGCCACCTGGGAGAGGATGTGGAAGCACGTGGCGAAGATCCACCCCGAGGGAGAAAGGGTGGCCCTGAGGATCCGGGGAGCCAGTGACCTGCCCAAG ATTCCCATACCAAGTGTGCCTACGCTCCAGCCGTCCACTCTTATCCCTGAGCGTCTGGAAGCTGTACAGCGTTATATCAGGGAGCTTCA GTACAATCACACTGGGACACAGTTCTTTGAAATCAAGAAAAGCAGGCCTTTGACTGG GCTGATGGATCTGGCCAAAGAAATGACAAAAGAGGCTCTGCCAATCAAGTGTCTGGAAGCTGTGATCCTGGGAAT TTACCTCACCAACAACATGCCAACCCTGGAGCGTTTCCCCATCAGCTTCAAAACCTACTTCTCAGGGAACTACTTCCGCCATATTGTGCTGGGAGTGAACTTTGGGGGCCGCTACGGTGCCCTGGGCATTAGTCGGCGCGAGGATCTCATGTACAAAGCGCCCACCTTCCGCACGCTGAGCGAACTGATCTTTGATTATGAGGAGGCCTACCGGCGCTGTTGGCACACCCTAAAAAAGGTGAAGCTTGGCCAGTGTGTGTCCCATGACCCACATAGTGTGGAGCAGATTGAGTGGAAGCACTCCATCTTGGATGTGGAGAAGCTGGGCCGTGAGGACTTCCGCAAGGAGCTCGAGAGGCATTCCCGTGACATGAGGCTGAAG ATCAGCAAAGGAACAGGGCCACCATCGCCCACCAAGGATAGGAAGAAGGATGTGTCATCCCCACAGCGAAGCCAATCCAGTCCACATCGTCGCAATAGCCGGACAGAACGGCG ACCATCTGGAGAGAAGAAGCCTACAGAGCCCAAAGCTATGCCGGATCTCAACGGTTACCAAATCAGAGTATAA